The segment TCTTTTACTAGGTCATTTCAAATCAAGATTTTCCTAGAGAAAATTTTCAAGTATGACTAAAATCAAGCCTACCCCTATGAATACCAAGCCAAAGGTTTGGGCTTTAAATGCAAACCAAGGTAATTTCTTGTCACAAAAATAACAAAACATATAGCATTCAAACATTATTGAAACCTATTCACAAAAAAAACCCTGCATTATAattcaaattgaaattttaaacATGAAGAAGAGCTTTAGTCAACATCATGGCCTACAGTTTTTGTACTAAGCTCACACTTAAGGGTGTCGAAATAGCACAACGCCCTATTAGGGATCTTTATCTACCTTTCCCATTATGGGGATACAGTCCAAAGTGATTAAATAATTCTGAACATGCATGCCCTCAACTAATGTGACAAATGATTGTCACCAACAAGGCTCCAATTATAAACTCATTCAATCATGAAATATTGATAAACACAATTGCTCCTATGAAAATGGCCAACTCACATTCAAGCAATCATAGTCTCAACATGGCTATGTTATGCCAAAACACAAGCAAGTTGGGCACACaagatgtaatgtccccaattttgagCTAAGGCAACATTTAATAAAGACTGAGTGAATAATTAAAATAAGGCCAAAAAGCTTTAGTATTGtacataatattttaattattcagTATGCCTTAAGTTGGGGGCCATTTTTAAGTTATAAAGTTTCTCTCCTAGGCGACTTTACTTGGGGGCCATTTAATAATTGAAACAACTTATATTGTTTGCCTAAGTTGCTAATGAGGAATCTTCTAGAGGCATCAAAGCTTTTTGGCAGTGGTTGGGTTATTATTTAAAGGGTTCGATTGAGAAATTGGATTCATTCTATTGATCATTTATTTCTGAGTTTTCTCTCTACAAGAAGGAGTGTTTATGCTTTTTCCTCGGGAGGAAACCCCTGAGCCTGGAACTTGGATGCAACCCCAAGGTTCTAGTTCGAATCTATTTCAGTTAGTCATACCTTTGCCAATTGCAACTATAGTCTCATATCAGAGGAAGGAAGAGCCAGAAATCAGAATTCATACACCAAGATTGAAGGGTTTCAAAGTGCAAATCAGGTATTTTTCTCATATCAGAATCGCACCTCACAAATCAGCATCCCAACTCATTCAGAAATCTTTGTGAATCATAGCATATCAAAGGACTAGGAATGTTAAAAAGGCATATTGAAACCTACAGCAAGTTTGGTTTGATAATAGCCCATAATTTGACCCATGTATGTAAAAACTATGTTTTTTGTCAATAAGAGCTCAGTAGGGTTGAACATTTAGAAATCACCTTGTTTCTATAATCTTCTCGATTGCATGTATAAATTTACTTATGTTGAGAATTAAATCTGAGTTTAAAATTAGTCAAATCCATACTTTCTATCAAAAATTGGTAGTTAGGATATTctagtggtatcaaagctggtgaTCTTGCCAACCTGTTAGGGTTTCAGCATTGCATGTCAATTTGGTGAATACCCAAATTCATGCATATCAGTTTGGTGAACTTGCATGTTGGTTTGGAAACTACCTAGATCCTTCATGTCAGTTTAGTGAACTTGCATGTCAGTTTTGGCGACTACCTAGATCTTACATGTCAGTTTGACGAATATCAAGATAGTTGCATGTTAAATTTGAGTAattttggttagaggatttgtcTTGCATGTCAAATTTAATTGTTTGCATGTCAGTTTGAACCAATCTTATGCACTCTAGAGAAGCTGGTCTGCATAGATATTTCACTAGAAGTAGATCGGGTCAACAAAAAGAGGAAGCACTTGACATGCAGGATCCATTATTTGAAGGAATGGTTGAGCAACGTAATGATGGTAATGGGCAAGCCAATATTTAGGACGTGTTAGCTCAAattgcacaacaacaacaacaaaaaaaaatgatgcaaatcTTTATGCAATCACAACAACCACTCCTGGTTGCCATTGGGAACCTACAAGTACAACAACCACGAGTGCAAAATTAGAATGGAAATGGAAATGATAATGGACGTGAAACACAAGGTGCATCTAATGTTGTTTGAACAACATCAACACAGTCTGATCACCCCATGAGACCTATATTCCTTCCAAGGCCTGCAGAAGAAGAGGCGCCACCATAGGTGGAAGGAGATGTAACCAACATCACTGACGATGTTATGGTTGCATATGATGAATATAGAATGTTTCCGGTTGATGTAAGGCAGCTAATGAATCTAAATCAGTTCATGAACTAGCGGAGAGATAAAGTCAGATTTCGCCTGGAAAGACAGGAGAGGAGACCTAGAGGGCCAACTAGGCAAGGCACTACTCCGCCCCAAGAATTTAAAGATGCGATCAATAAGATCTCTCTGCCAAACTTTGATGAAAGTGGAAAGATTAGTGCCCTGTCATGGATTCACAAGCTTGACACATTTTTGTCTTTGAAACCAATGGAAGAGGAGAAAGCAATCCAATTTGCTACCATGCATCTTGAAAGCATAGCCTATGACTGGTGTCACCACGGACTGGTTTCACAAGACCATGGATTGATACACTTGTACAAGGAGTTTGTGAGCAAATTGATGGCCCAATTTGATAGAAAAGATGTGGAAGTCTACTATAGAGACCTAGCACGGCTAAAGTAGTTGGGACATGTGGAATCCTAGATCAATGAGTTCCAGAAGATAGCAATAATGGTTCCAGATATGTCAAAAAAATGAGTCACCATGCTATTTGTTGAAGGCCTAAGTGACAATCTAAGGGGTTTGGTCAAGGCGCATAAGCCTAATACCTTGCATGACGACATTGGGTTGGCTATTGATCTTGAAACCTCATCTTCTTTTCAGCCACACAAGAAGAATTTTAGGAATAAGCAATTGGATGATGAATCAGATGAGAAGGCTCCCACTCAGCCCAAGAGCACATCTCCTAAGGTAGAATAAGAGTCAAGAAATGAATTAATAAGAAAGAACCTTTGCTTTAATTGCAAAGAACCTTGCGAACTAGGGCATAGATGTCTTAGTAAGGGCAAGGTTCATCTTATTGAGGTGATATATAATGTGGACAGCGATGAGGATAAGGAGCATGATGACGGAACACGCGGTACTTTTGCTTCCCTATCTGGGGGATCGAGAGATCATCTTTTCATGTTAAATGGGATTGTCAAACGACAAAAAGTTGTGTATGGTAGACAGTAGTGCTACACATAACTTTATTAATGAAGACTTCGTAGTCAGGGAAGGACTACAAGTAGAAGACTTTTTCGGGTTCAACGTCATGTTGGCAAATGGATCCAAAATCAATTGCATAAGAAGAATACCAAGGTTGAGCATTCAATTAGATAATTATACTTTTGAGGTAAGTACTATGTTGCTGGAATTGATGGGTCTGGAATAGTTTTGGGAGTACCATGGTTGAAATCTCTTGGCAGGCACATCCAAGATTTTAATAACATGGAGCTTGAGTTTACTTTTGAAGGTAAACAAATTGTGTTGAAAGCTTCCCAAAGTGATAACCCAAAAGTTGGGGTAGCCAAGTGTTTGCAAGCTTACATGGATGCTGAAAATACCACTGAGAGGTATGGGAATAAATCAGAGTATCCTGTTGATGACAGCTACAGCATATCTCCTATTCATGGCATGACAGCCTTGGTACATGGAGATAACAGAGATATAATATCTTCATGTGATGATACTTCGTGCTTCGCAATGGGACTTGACAAAGGCATACACTCAAAAAATTCCTTGGTAGCAAAAGAATTACATCATCATTTTTACAACCTTAGTGGATTCATCTCTTGAATCGGCCCTTGGTGTAATCAGTATGCATGACGACATTACTGTTCCAGATTCATCTGACTATATGGATACATACGTGGGATCATATATGACCAATGTTCTTCAAGGAGAAGGGACTGTAAATGTTGATATTGGCTTGCAGTTGTGTAATGATACTTGGAATGATGGTTTGTTTTTACAAACAGCAGATGTTTGGTCAAATTTGAGTGCACTTCAACAGTGCGATTATGGCAGTATGCTTCATAGTTTTGGGCATCATCATGTTTACCCTGGTTTAGAGAAGTGGAGATTTGAAGTGGAAGCACCAAGACTTCTTTGGGATCCAGGTATTGCTTGGTGTAGTAGAGAAGTGGAGATTTGAAGTGGAAGCACCAAGACTTCTTTGGGATCCAGGTATTGCTTGGTGTTCCTGATCTGAATCATATTTTGATCTTGTGATTGCTTGGGGCAAGCAATCTCGGGTTGGGaagaattgtaatgtccccaatttggaGCTAAGGCAACATTTAATACAGAATGAGTGAATAATTAAAATAAGGCCAAAAAGCTTAAATATTGTACATAACATTTTAATTATTCGTTATGACTTAAAGTTGGGGACCATTTTTAAGTTATGAAGTTATCTCTCCTAGGCGACTTTACTTGGGGGGCCATTTAATAATTGAACAACTTATATTATTTACCTAAGTTGCTAATGAGGAATCTTCTAGAGGCACCAAAGCTTTTTGGCAGTGGCTGGGTTATTATTTACAATTGAGGAATTGGATTCATTCTATTGATCATTTATTTTTGAGTTTTCTCTCTGCAAGAAGGCATGTTTGTGCTTTTTCCTCCGGACGAAACCCCTGAGCCTGGAACTTGGACGCAACCCCAAGGTTCTAGTTCAAATCTATTTCAGTTTGTCATACCTTTGCCAGTTGCAACCACAGTCTCCTATCAGAGGAAGGAAGAGCCAGAAATCAGAATTCATACACCAAGACTGAAGGGTTTCAAAGTGCAAATCAGGCGTATTTCTCAGATCAGAATTGCACCTCACAAATCAACATCCCAGCTCAATCAGAAATCTCAGGAAATTGCAGCATATCAATGGACTGGGAATGTTAAAAAGGCAGATTGAAACCTACAGCAAGTTTGGTTTGATAATAGCTCATAATTTGACCCATGTATGTAAAAACTCTGTTTTTTTTGTCAATAAGAGCTCAGTAGTGTTGAACATTTAGAAATCACCTTGTTTCTATAATCTTCTTGATTGCATGTACAAATTTACTTATGTTGAGAATTAAATCTGAGCTTAAAATCAGTAGTTAGGATATTTCACAAGGAGGACCAAGTCAAGACTTCTAACAGTATAAGATGATACCTTGGCCATCAAAGATCCGTGAAAACATAACAAAGCATTCAACCAcacatttaattcattttattttatcacTGAAGCAGCATAAGAGGACAATCAATATGACCATGCAATGTAGTCAAGCAGAATATCCTTCCAACATTACTATAGTAAGTGTGTGCATCTCCCTCTATTAAACTGTTGCCCAGCCTAAAGACGACATCCTGTATATATCCTTCCTTGGTCAAACTGTCAATATGTTCCCTACACACAAGAACATCTAAAGTTAGTCATCATCAAAAACAATGATGAAATAACAATAACAATTAGACATATTAATCCAAATTAACACCAtcaccaataataataataaatgttaaaacaagattttattcctttaaaATCGACAATAAATGCAAACTTAAGAGATGTGAAAAACGGTTCATTTCTTTATATGAAAGGGCTGTCGACTATACAGTTTATTTATGAACTACAGAACTGTATAACCGTTTCATTTCTTTATATGAAAGGACTGTAGACTATACCATTTATTTATGAACTACAGAACTGTAGTTAACATTGGGCCTGGCCTCAATATAATCAATCACTTCCGAAATCAGAAGTTCTCAATCTCCATTAATTTTGTTCTTCAAAATTCTACATTCAGTTGGTAACGTTACAGCAAATAACAGAAATATATGATAATAAACCCACAATCTGCTGTCTTGTAATTCTTTTGTTTGAAAAAAGTATCAGGAATGGCAACTTTGTAGGTTCTGTTTGTTGTCATACAAACACAAGTTAGAGAACTTGCTGTAATACAGGCCTTTTTAAACGAGGATTCTGACAATGATTAATTTGAGGAGAATGATTTGGTAAGTTGCATTACATTATAACAGTAACCAAGCTTTTACAACAGTCACATTTTTTTCTGTTATGGCAAACGAGCTGGTAATATCAGAATAAAAATATTTAGTTACTTTGGAAGATATTCTTGTTCACCAGCTTTACTTTATTCAAAGCATGCAGATTGGAGCTCGCCAAGCAACATTTAAGAACATCCTCTGCCATTAAATTGCACAGAATCCAATAAGATCCAGAATGATATCTCGGTTCATTCCCATGACGCTAATTTTTTCCCagattcaaaaatttcaagtcctCCAATTAACCAAAATATTTAAAATGTTGTCATAAAGGCTTTAACAACAATTCAACTACCGGATAAAAATATGTTCAGATTGTCATCGAACTCTgatatatcatcattcaaaacatATCCGCCTGAATAAAATGACTCGTTAGGCACTAATTAATTGCAACACCAGATCAGAGAAAAGCATGAAAAATGAAGCAAACAATGAGAAGGTCAGTAGCACAGAACAAAATCTAGTGATGATCATAAAATCATACTTCACTTCTAACATAATAGTTCCAGACTGAAATTCACTTCATGGACCTGTCTTTACAAATGTCTAATGAAGATATATTCCTGATCAGGAAACCAAGCAATATAAATAGATGGGTCGGAAGCCAGTCTAACAATATGTTCAATCTTTTCATTTGCAACCTCTGCCATTTGAACTTTCCTGCTTCAAACGACCTCTCGCTTGTCTAAAAAAACTATTTTAATATTAAGTGATATGGCACATTTTTGTAATTGCATGCAAGCATGTAAGGTACTACAAGGTTACAGGTTCAAAAACACAATTTAGCAACAAAGATAAAAATGCATGTTTTCAAAAGCATACCTCTATTAAACCTCATAAAAGAAACTGGCATGATACTATGAATGATACCCATTCCATGCCATTACCTGGAAAAGTCCAAGGATTCAAATCAGGTGAGGTAACTACTTGGCCACCCTTAATCTTTCACTAAAGCTTACCGATGCCCCAATAAGACAGAAACCAAGTAAACAGTACAGATTTTTATATAAATATCTGACAACAAATGGTATAAGTCATTGGTAGAATAATTACTAATAAATTTGCAAACTGTTGATGTTACAAAACACAAACAATGGTGCTGTATTTGGGAATGCAATGATGAATTAGGAAGTTGCAAAAAACAAGTGGTTTACAAAAATATGCATCAGACAAGTATCAAAAGTCATTGGCAAAATAATTACTCAAGTAATTCTGCAAACTGTTGAAGTTATCAAACAAACAGTATTGCTGTATTTAGGAACGCAATAATGAATTTGGAAGTTGCAAAAAACAAATGATTTACAGAAACATGCCGATCTTCAACAAAAAGGCCTCAAACTCTAAAACTTGAAGTTTTCCTACAATGATAAACAAATCCTTCAATTCAAAATTTCGAGCCATTGACAACAAGAAGCCTTTAATGACTTAATAATTTTGATCCACCAAAACATCTTATAGTGAATGATTGTAGAAGACCATTACAATTGTACAACAGGGGCAAGAAATCAGATGGATTGGCTCCAAATAGATCAGAGATGAGGAATGCGATAAGTATTTCAACTAGAATCACTTCATTGTGATAAGAATAAGAAGAAGACGGTAAATACATATTCCATAAAGAAAACAATTGACTAGAAATTGCATCAAGCAAATAGCTAATTATAATATCAATAATGAGGAATTATCAAATAAATTATACACTGGATTACATACATCTCTACCATTAACTGTTCTTGACATTCTTCAGAGTGGGGTGTGCTTAATGTCGAGCAAACTGACATACATGTAGAGATTGGCTTGCACTAATTGTGCTGAAGCTACACGTTACAATACAGATTGCAATTGCATCGAAGCACTTGTCTCAATTTTCCCGAGCTAGGTGACAGTTCAACCATCTACAATAAATTGATTATCATTACTTCCTCCTGCAACCCTGTTTCCACTTGGAAGAATCCCACTCCCACCACAGTGCTGCAAATTTTGAAGAATCTGTGTGACAAAAGGGTTCCCGGCTCCTGTGTGATCAGACAAATCAGCAGCCTGACCAGAAAACTGCAAGACAGTCCCAAGCAGTTGCGTGATAACATTCTGCTGGCTCTGCACTATCTGGGCCTGAAGTTGAGCCATAGTAGCCTGATGTTCCCTCATCATTGTCTCCATTGCCTTTCTCCACTCCAATCTCCGCTGTTCCATCCTCTCTTCCCACTCACTTTCCCTTCGCATCTCCTCCTCTCTTCTCTGCCGCTCCCTTGCCTCACGCTCCTTCGCCCTGCTCTCCCAGAGCTGAAACCTAtcctccctctctttctccctcaTCTGCTCCTGctcttccctctccttctcccactcctccctctccctctccctctcgatTTCAGTCTCTGCTctcaacatctctctcttttgTCTCTCACGCTCTCGCTCCACCTCTGCCTCTTCTCTCCTTGCCTCCCTCTCCCTCAATTGCGCAAACTGGTTAGCCAGGAAACCCAAAACCCTTGACTCCACGATACCAGCACTGCTTTTCGCAACTACTCCACTCAATCCATCCTTAACAAACCTCTTCTTCTTCCTACTACACTCCGGATTCTGCTCTGCCTCCTCGTACTCATACTCCTCCCCACAGCCACCCTCTTTCATCCCATTTTCATCCCCTTCCTCGCCCTCGtactcaaaccctaaccctaaccctaaaagccCATTCTCCTGGCTACTATCGAGCCCCATATTCTTCATAAAAGATCCATCCTCCAGGAGCGCCACCTGATTACCAAACCTCATCCTCTGCCGACCCCTCCCATTCAAAACTCCCAAATTCCTCCCACCATTCCCCTGCCCTCCAATGTCACCGAAATCAAGCTCCACATCGCCAAAAACCTCCTTATACTTCAAAAAATTAGACCAGTGCGTCAAGCCCTCTGCCCACTCGTACTCCTCCCTGTCCCCCGAATCAATGCTATTAACAATTTTCCTGATTTTTTGCTTAACCCCGAGGTACTGGTGCCGCATATTCTGAACCTTTGTGGAGGCATCTTTCCAGGTCCATTGCCAAGGAAAGGCAATTGGGTCCTGAACATGGTGCATCATATTAACATGGGTTGCAATGGGCTGAAATTTTCTCTCCCTCGTTTTCATTTTACCCAAAACCCCATTGTTGAGCATTTCGCCatatttgttgattagggtttcttcttcttcttccgtCCATTTCTTACGCCGCATAGGCATAATGGACGGCATTGACCTGCTAATACTACTGTTGTATATATGCACACTGCTTACTATGTATATATCGATAGGCTATGTACAGTAATTCTGCGTATTTCCTTAGCTTACCTCTGTAATGGAGCCGCTAGGATCTCCATCACTCGTCGTCCCATTCCCCTTCGTCTTCATGCCATTTCCTTTATTGCCAGTCCATGGTCCATCGTCATATACACAGTGTATATATGCAAAAAAGTTAAAATGTGACTATCATTTCTATGTATTGCTTCCTCGAGATGAAGTTCGTAGTGGTGAAATTTGATAACCCGCATGTTTTTATTTGTTGCTTTGGTGTAGGGCAAACGATCTTAGTGGAGCCCATTCTAATAgtttttttcctctcttttctttctttttgggtAGACCCATTCTAATAGTTATagtatttgttttttttaattagataTAGTTTAAACAAAGTTTTACTGAAAGAAAAAATATAGTGATTAGATCATTATTGTGATCAATTGGAAAAAAATAGCAATAAtctttttttaaaaacatattaTAAAAGAAATTGATATTTCATAAAGTAGTATAGAATAGCACAGTACAAGTTTGAAATCATTAGATTATTACTATCTATTATAGTAGTCGATCACACTAGTAGCAAAATAGTGTAGCGTGTCACACATAATTAATCATTTATATTTTCACTGTCGTTCTCCTAATCCACTGCTCCCAATGGAGAGGAGTTCATTGAGAGATCCTCAGTAGATCTAATGTCTTTTGCCAAGAGTGATGAATTATATTGGACCAATTGTCTTCTCTTTAGTCTCTTTCGATTCTACTTCTTTTTGTTGCACTTCCTTCTAAATTCCATGCATTCCTTGTAGCTAGTTGTCTTGGATAGCATACTATAGGACCAAGTGTGTTTGTATCTTACTTCTTGCCTATTGAATGTAGTGATCCCATCTCCTAGTAGTTTGAGGATTTTTTCTTGTGTGATTTCCATGGTCATTGTAAGTTGTACAACTGCGTGAAGAAATGTAAGTCTTCTAGAAAACTTAGTAAGTACTCTCAAACATCCActaaatttatcttcatttctaaCCTTCCAAATATGCTACAATATTTTAGTTGATAAACAAAGCCAATACATATTATGTCCTTTACTTAAATTAATAATATAACTAGAAATAATTTCAATTAAACAACTGCTTTTGTTGTTGTTCCAACACTTAATATTTGCACAAAAGGTATTACATACCTCTTTTGCATATAGGCATTCAAAAATAAATTTGGTGTAATGATTCAAGTTTCTTACTTAGCGAACAAATTTCAATATCATTATCCTTTGTGTTATATGGTAGTTTTTGCAGTAAGAACAACCACCTAAAGCGCGCTTTTTTAAGCTCCAAGATGTTAGACCACATTTGCTTGAAATTATTTAGTCATTGTATGTTGTTGAGTTTTACTTTCCAGCACTAGTTAAGCTAATCATAAATAGAATCATCATTAAATATTGAATTATAAACCacgttaaatttaaaatta is part of the Cryptomeria japonica chromosome 10, Sugi_1.0, whole genome shotgun sequence genome and harbors:
- the LOC131029358 gene encoding uncharacterized protein LOC131029358, which produces MPSIMPMRRKKWTEEEEETLINKYGEMLNNGVLGKMKTRERKFQPIATHVNMMHHVQDPIAFPWQWTWKDASTKVQNMRHQYLGVKQKIRKIVNSIDSGDREEYEWAEGLTHWSNFLKYKEVFGDVELDFGDIGGQGNGGRNLGVLNGRGRQRMRFGNQVALLEDGSFMKNMGLDSSQENGLLGLGLGFEYEGEEGDENGMKEGGCGEEYEYEEAEQNPECSRKKKRFVKDGLSGVVAKSSAGIVESRVLGFLANQFAQLREREARREEAEVERERERQKREMLRAETEIEREREREEWEKEREEQEQMREKEREDRFQLWESRAKEREARERQRREEEMRRESEWEERMEQRRLEWRKAMETMMREHQATMAQLQAQIVQSQQNVITQLLGTVLQFSGQAADLSDHTGAGNPFVTQILQNLQHCGGSGILPSGNRVAGGSNDNQFIVDG